One part of the Alosa alosa isolate M-15738 ecotype Scorff River chromosome 4, AALO_Geno_1.1, whole genome shotgun sequence genome encodes these proteins:
- the pan2 gene encoding PAN2-PAN3 deadenylation complex catalytic subunit PAN2 isoform X4 — translation MMNFEGLDAGLGDYSSGLHGTLEPGLEPSLDPRLDPSLLQGVELDPDGLAVPVSESVHLLEGLFSELHSVAAEVGIPVTATHFDVQEELLWMGNHRGHASSFFGPTMGRYSSFQVHLSDDVRHIQSMETGVLFLTKNNLKCVTRGGFIMFDYPMEEGADMHSLLVTDNNTLMMAGLQNYVTEVDLTTVQETQKFDVESPGVAIIRQSNRFLFCGHTSGKVSLRDPRTFAMEHEFDAFSGSLSDFDVHGNLLAACGFSSRGLNGLACDRFLMVYDLRMMRAITPLQVHVDPLFLRFIPTYTSRLAIISQSGQCQFCEPTGLANLADVFHVNTVGQLLMSFEVSSSKQALSFGDSGGCVHLWSSTPDVTYNGYSRETDFALPCLVDSLPQLDWGHDLLPLSLIPTPLTTESLVSDWPTTLATPSPRHAPAVDPEILRTMKTVGFIGYAPNPRTRPRNQVPYKIKEVELEYDGYNQVLESPIGRDEEPHLYMVPKKYRKVTIKYSKLGLEDFDFKHYNRTLFAGLEPHIPNAYCNSMIQVLYFLEPIRCLVQNHLCQKEFCLACELGFLFHMLDLSRGDPCQASNFLRAFRTIPEASALGLILADSDEQTGKARLGRLIQSWNRFILTQLHQETQEQEGPQAYRGASSSASGASTESAIGHLFGCEVENSSLCRCGKETVRSSLTLLFTLHYPEQSSTDKTPKEYDFVDILKKSICLEQSTQAWCDNCEKYQPTVQTRNIRCLPDVLVINCEVNSVKEMEFWKVQAEYAHAKALKKEAAEPPKPKPEPLPTEWCLENELSNTEGLTFDTKAEDLQHVWIPLSLKMSISKTQGLEVTSWPEGEELSAAEEAEGASVYDLVVSVSHVLDARTGGNLVAHIKVGETYHQRKEGVTHQQWYLFNDFLIEPIDKTESAQFDVNWKVPAILYYAKRNYHSKYDLRIKNPIEASVLLTEASLARKQRKSHATFIPLMVSEMPQAGDLVGLDAEFVTLNQEEAELRSDGTKSTIKPSQMSVARITCVRGQGSNERVPFIDDYISTQEQVVDYLTQYSGIKPGDLDAKISSKHLTTLKSTYLKLRFLIDTGVRFVGHGLQKDFRVINLLVPKDQVIDTVYLFHMPRKRMISLRFLAWYFLDLNIQGETHDSIEDARTALQLYRKYLELSRGGSDDIRKVLKGLYEKGRKQDWKVPEADPTDGQGSAVFPSVMEL, via the exons ATGATGAACTTCGAGGGACTGGATGCTGGCTTGGGCGATTACTCGTCTGGGTTGCATGGTACCCTCGAACCAGGTCTAGAACCCTCCCTGGACCCTAGACTCGACCCTTCGCTGTTACAAGGTGTGGAGCTAGACCCAGATGGCCTTGCGGTGCCTGTGTCTGAGTCGGTGCATCTTCTGGAGGGATTGTTTTCGGAGTTGCATAGCGTCGCTGCGGAAGTTGGTATTCCCGTCACAGCGACTCACTTCGATGTACAGGAGGAGCTTCTCTGGATGGGAAACCACCGG GGTCATGCCAGTTCCTTCTTTGGCCCTACAATGGGCCGGTACTCCTCATTCCAGGTGCACCTGAGTGATGATGTACGTCATATCCAGAGTATGGAGACAGGAGTGTTGTTCCTTACTAAGAACAACCTCAAATGCGTCACCCGTGGTGGATTCATCATGTTTGACTACCC AATGGAGGAGGGTGCTGACATGCACAGTTTGTTGGTGACTGACAACAACACATTGATGATGGCCGGACTTCAGAACTATGTGACAGAGGTTGACCTCACTACTGTGCAAGAAACTCAGAAG TTTGACGTGGAGTCTCCAGGGGTCGCCATCATTAGACAGTCCAATCGTTTCCTCTTCTGTGGACACACGTCTGGTAAG GTGTCCCTCCGCGACCCACGCaccttcgcgatggagcatgaGTTCGATGCCTTCTCGGGCAGCCTGTCCGACTTTGACGTCCACGGCAACCTGCTAGCAGCGTGTGGCTTCTCCAGTCGGGGCCTGAACGGGCTGGCCTGCGACCGCTTCCTCATGGTGTACGACCTGCGCATGATGCGGGCCATCACGCCGCTCCAGGTGCACGTGGACCCACTCTTCCTCCGCTTCATTCCCACGTACACCTCCCGCCTGGCCATCATCTCTCAGAGTG GCCAGTGCCAGTTCTGTGAGCCGACCGGCTTGGCCAACTTGGCTGATGTGTTCCATGTCAACACAGTGGGCCAGCTGCTCATGAGCTTTGAGGTGTCCTCTAGCAAGCAGGCGCTGTCCTTTGGTGACTCGGGCGGCTGTGTGCACCTGTGGTCCAGCACCCCAGACGTGACCTACAACGGGTACTCGCGTGAGACGGACTTCGCCCTACCCTGCCTGGTGGATTCGCTCCCTCAGCTGGACTGGGGGCACGACCTGCTGCCTCTCTCGCTCATCCCCACCCCGCTGACCACAGAGTCCCTGGTCTCGGACTGGCCCACCACCCTGGCCACTCCTAGCCCCAG acatgcacctGCTGTGGACCCAGAAATTCTTCGTACCATGAAAACAGTGGGCTTTATTGGCTACGCCCCCAATCCACGCACGCGTCCCAGAAATCAG GTTCCCTACAAGATCAAAGAGGTGGAGCTGGAGTATGATGGTTACAACCAAGTTCTAGAGTCCCCCATTGGGCGAGATGAAGagccacacttatacatggtCCCAAAGAAGTATCGCAAG GTCACCATTAAATACTCAAAACTTGGACTTGAGGACTTTGATTTCAAGCATTACAACAGAACGCTGTTTGCTGGCCTGGAGCCACATATTCCCAACGCTTACTGCAACAGTATGATCCAG GTGCTGTACTTTCTGGAGCCGATCCGGTGCCTGGTGCAGAATCACCTGTGCCAGAAGGAGTTCTGTTTGGCCTGTGAACTTGGCTTCCTTTTCCACATGCTGGACCTGTCCAGAGGAGACCCCTGCCAG GCCAGTAACTTCTTGCGAGCTTTCCGCACCATTCCTGAGGCGTCTGCACTGGGCCTGATCCTGGCCGACTCGGACGAGCAGACGGGCAAGGCCAGGCTGGGCCGCCTCATCCAGAGCTGGAACCGCTTCATCCTCACCCAGCTCCACCAGGAGACCCAGGAGCAGGAAGGGCCCCAGGCCTACCGGGGGGCCAGCAGCAG TGCCTCGGGGGCATCAACAGAGTCTGCGATCGGCCATCTGTTTGGCTGCGAGGTGGAGAACAGTAGTCTGTGCCGCTGCGGGAAGGAGACGGTGCGCTCTTCGCTgacgctgctcttcaccctgcacTACCCCGAACAGAGCTCCACTG ATAAAACTCCTAAAGAGTATGATTTTGTGGATATCCTAAAAAAGAGCATCTGTCTGGAGCAGAGCACGCAGGCTTGGTGTGACAACTGTGAGAAGTACCAGCCTACA GTGCAGACGCGTAACATCCGTTGCCTGCCCGACGTGCTGGTCATCAACTGTGAGGTGAACAGTGTGAAGGAGATGGAGTTTTGGAAGGTGCAGGCCGAG TATGCTCATGCCAAAGCCCTGAAGAAAGAAGCCGCCGAACCACCGAAGCCCAAACCCGAACCTCTGCCAACCGAATGGTGCCTGGA GAATGAGCTGTCCAACACGGAGGGCCTGACCTTTGACACCAAGGCAGAGGACCTGCAGCACGTGTGGATCCCTCTCAGCCTGAAGATGTCCATCAGCAAGACCCAGGGCCTGGAGGTCACGAGCTGGCCTGAGGGGGAAGAG CTAAGTGCTGCAGAGGAGGCTGAAGGGGCTTCTGTGTATGACCTGGTGGTGTCCGTCTCACACGTGCTGGACGCTCGCACCGGTGGCAACTTGGTGGCCCACATCAAAGTAGGGGAGACTTACCACCAGAGGAAGGAG GGTGTGACTCATCAGCAGTGGTATTTGTTCAATGATTTCCTAATTGAACCCATCGACAAG ACTGAATCTGCCCAGTTTGATGTGAACTGGAAGGTCCCAGCTATTCTCTACTATGCCAAGAGGAACTACCACTCCAAATATGACCTTCGCA TTAAAAATCCTATAGAGGCCAGTGTGCTTCTCACAGAGGCTTCTCTGGCGCGTAAGCAGAGGAAGAGTCATGCGACTTTCATCCCCCTCATGGTCAGCGAGATGCCGCAGGCAGGAGATCTGGTGGGACTGGATGCCGAGTTTGTCACACTGAATCAG GAGGAGGCAGAGCTCCGCAGTGACGGCACTAAATCCACCATCAAGCCCAGCCAGATGTCTGTGGCCCGCATCACCTGCGTGAGGGGCCAGGGGTCCAATGAGAGAGTGCCCTTCATAGACGATTACATCTCTACTCAAGAGCAG GTTGTTGACTACCTGACTCAGTATTCTGGAATCAAGCCTGGTGATCTTGATGCTAAGATTTCCTCCAAGCACTTGACCACTCTCAAGTCCACTTACCTCAAGCTGCGCTTCCTCATTGACACAGGGGTTCGGTTTGTGGGCCATGGCTTACAAAAGGACTTCCGTGTCATTAACTTATTG GTGCCGAAAGACCAGGTCATTGACACAGTGTACCTCTTTCACATGCCACGCAAGAGAATGATCTCATTACGTTTCCTTGCCTGGTACTTCCTGG ATCTGAATATTCAGGGTGAAACACACGACAGTATTGAAGATGCCCGCACAGCCCTGCAGCTCTACAGGAAGTACTTGGAGTTGAGTCGAGGGGGCAGCGATGATATCCGGAAAGTTCTAAAGGGACTGTATGAGAAGGGACGCAAGCAGGATTGGAAAGTTCCAGAGGCTGATCCCACAGATGGTCAAG GTTCAGCAGTGTTTCCTTCGGTGATGGAGCTGTAA